The following DNA comes from Phytohabitans rumicis.
GCGCGCGGGCCTGGGCGTTCGCCACGTAGTCCAGCTCGCGCACGGCCCGCTGCACCCGGGCCCGGGTCGCGGCCGTCACCGGGTATTCCCCCGCCAGCACGCGGGACACCGTCGCCGGGGACACCCCCGCACGGGCGGCGACGTCCTTGACGGTCGCCCGGCTGTTCTCGCTCACCACGGCGCCTCCGAAATCGTTCTCTACGGTGGAGGGCAACAGCATAGAACGAACCCAAGCCGCCGACCAGCAGCGACTCTTGACATGCTCGGACCCCGGGGTTAACTTGCTCGACACAAAGAGAACGTTTTCTACGACGGGACTCTGGCGATGAGCACGCTACAAACGAGGGAACGCGGCCGGACGGCGACGCCGCCCCTGGCCCCGCCCGCCAAGCGGGATCGTGGATCCAGGATCCGTACCGCACTCTGGACCGGCCTGCTCGCGCTGCCCGCGGTCGCGTTCTTCGTCGTCTTCGCGTACCTGCCCATGGCCGGCCTCGTGGTGGCGTTCAAGGAGTTCAACATCGCCGACGGTGTGTTCGGCAGCCCGTGGAACGGCCTGGACAACTTCCGCTACTTCTTCAGCTCCGGCGAGGCGTCCCGGATCCTGCTCAACACCCTGCTGCTCAACACCCTGTTCCTCGCCGCCACGCTGGCCGCCGGCATCACCCTCGCCCTGATGCTGAACGAGATCCGGGGCCGCTTCTTCAAGCGGGTGGCGCAGTCCACCATCTTCTTCCCGTACTTCGTCTCGCCCATCGTCATCAGCATCATCCTGCAGGTGCTGCTCGCCGGCGTGGGCGGCTCCGGCGGCGCGGTGAACGACGCGCTCGGCGGGCTCGGGCTGCCCACGGTCAGCTGGTACACCGAACCCGGCCCGTGGCCGTGGATCCTCACCATCGTCAAGGTCTGGCAGATGGGCGGCTACATGAGCGTCATCTTCCTGGCCGCCATCACCGCCATCCCGGACGAGGTGTACGAGGCCGGCATGATCGACGGTGCGAGCCGGGCCCAGATGGCGTGGCGGATCACCGTACCCCTGCTGCGCCCGACCGCCGCGGTGCTGCTGGTCCTCGGCGTCGGCCGGATCTTCTACGGGGATTTCGGCACGATCTACGCGATCGTCGGCGACAACGGCACGCTCTTCCCCACCACGGACGTCATCGACACGTACGTCTTCCGCGCGCTGCGCGAGCTCGGCGACTTCGGGACCACCGCCGCCGTGGGCCTCTTCCAGTCCGTCGTGGGCTTCGTGCTCGTGGTGACCGCGGTGCTCATCCAGCGCCGGTACGCGAAGGAGAGCAGCATCCTGTGAAGACCCGACGCCGGCTGGAGCCGTTCACCGTCGTCAGCATCATCGGAGTCAGCTTCTTCATGGTGCTGTGCGTCATCCCGTTCTGGATGATCATTTCTGGCTCGTTCACCGACGAGTCCAAGCTGGCCAGCACCGGGTACAGCTTCCTGCCGCAGCCGTTCTCCACCGCCGCGTACAAGATGATCTTTACCGGGCCGGCGGTGCTGGACGCGTACTTCGCCAGCGTCTTCATCACCCTGGTCGGCACGGCGCTGTCGCTGGCGTTCACCTCGGGGATCGCCTGGGTGATCGCCCGCCGGCTGCCGCTGATCAGCCGGCCGCTCGCGGTCCTCGCCTACATCCCGATGCTCTTCAGCGGCGGCCTGGTGCCGCTGTACCTGCTCGTCACCCAATACCTGCACCTGCAGAACAGCTACTTCGCCGTCATCCTGCCGCTGCTGGTCGCGCCGTTCCTGGTCTTCATCCAGGTCAGCGCGTTCCGGCAGCTCCCGGAGGCGATCCTCGAATCGGCCCGGATCGACGGCGCCGGCGAGATGCGGATCTTCTTCCGGATCGCGCTGCCGCTGTCCAAGCCCATCCTCGCCGTCATCGGCCTCTTCTACGCCGTCCACTACTGGAACGAGTGGTTCACCGCCCTCCTGTTCATCTCCGACGTCCACAGGTACCCCCTCCCCCTGGTGCTGCAGAACCTGATCTCGAACGTCACGTTCGCCCAGACACTCCCCAACACCGGAGAGTCGGCACCGGTCTACCAGCTCCGGCTGGCCCTGACGGCCGTCACCATCGGCCCGATCCTGCTCGCGTACCCCTTCGCCCAGCGCTACTTCGTCAAGGGCATCACCTTGGGCGCCACCAAGGGCTGAACCTCCTTCAACCCCGATTCAAAGGCTGAACCTCCTTCACCCCCGATTCATAGGAGACGACCGTGTCCATTTCCCGACGCAGACTCCTCGCCGCCGGTGGCGGCCTGTCCATCGCCGCCCTCCTCGGCGCCGCCGGCTGCGGCGACGACTCGTCCGACGGCTCCGGCGGCCGTACGCTCAAGCTGCTCCTGCCCGGCGACGCGCCGAAGGAGAGCTGGGACACCGTCCTCGCCGAGGTCAACAAGCGGCTGAAGGCCGACCTGGGCTTCACCATCGACCCGCAGTTCATCGCGTGGGCCAACTACGGCAACCAGGCGCTGCTGAAGTTCACCGCCGGGGAAAGCTTCGACACCGCGCTACAGGCCCGCTGGCTCAACATGACCCAACTCGTGGCGAGCAAGTCCCTCGTACCGGTCGACGCCCTGCTGGCCAGCGGCAAGTACAAGAACCTCAGCGACAACCTGGACCCCAAGCTCATCGAGCTGAACAAATGGTCCGGCAAGCTGTACGGCATCCCGCAGGTCAACTCCGCGGCCCGGCTGCACCACTTCTGCATGCGGCAGGACCTCGCCGAGAAGCTCGGCTTCAGCGCGATCACCGACTTCCAGACGCTGGAGCGCTTCCTGTACGCCGTGAAGCAGAAGGAGAAGGGCGTCACCCCGCTGGCGGTCAGCTCCAACATGCCCGACCTGCTGATCGCGAACACCCCGATCGGCTGGCTCAACGAGTACAGCTGGGAGAACCCGAACCAGAGCGGCCAGGCGTTCACCGGCAACTCGATCCCGTTCTTCATGGCCGCGGACGCGAAGGCGACCGGCTCGGCGCGGCCGGTGCCGTTCTGGGAGGCGCCCGGCATCCTGGACGCCCTGCGCGCGGTGCGCCGCTACTACCAGGACGGGCTCATCAACCACGACGCGCTCAACGTCGACTCCAACACGCTCCGGTCGCAGTTCGAGGCCGGCCGGTACGCCACCCGGTGGGCGATGACCGACGGGCTCTCCTCGCAGTCCGCGGCGCCGCTGGCCAAGGCCGTACCCGGGGCCACGCTCGCCAACATCATGCCGCTGCGCGGCGGCCTGACCGCCAAGCCCAACCAGACGTTCCAGGCCGACAACTTCGTCGTGCTCAACGTCAAGGGCCAGAGCAACGAGCAGGCCATGCAGCTCGAAGACTGGGTGTCCATCAAGGCCAACCACGACCTCATCCAGTACGGCATCGAGGGCACCGACTGGAAGCCGGCCGGCGACGACAAGTACGAGGCGATCACCTCGTACAGCACCTTCCCCGGGTACGCGCTGAGCTGGCGGGCCAAGCTGGAACGGAAGCTGAGCACGATCAGCCAGACCGAGGACGAGATCTTCACCTGGGCGCAGAACTACGACAACTTCACCGTCGACCCGTTCGCCAGCTTCGTGCCCGACCCGGAGCCGGTCAAGCGGGAGAACGCCCAGGTCACCGCGGCGATGACGCAGTACGGGAACCCGCTGTTCATCGGCGCCGTCGACGTCGACAAGGGCTTGGACAGCCTCAAGAAGGCCGTGGAGAAGGCGGGCCTCGCCAAGCTCCAGACCGAAATGGAGAAGCAGGCGAATGAGTACCTCAAGGGCTAACCGTTGATCAGCGCAGCGCTCGCCATGCAGCCGGAACTGCCGCCGCGGCTGTTCGACGCCGACCTGTGGGACCGGCTGCATGGCCTGGTACGTCTGGTGGACTTCACCTCGTCCCTGCCCGAGGTGGAGCTGCTCATCACCGGTTGGGGTGCCCGCCCATCACCGCGGCGGTGCTCGACGCGGCGCCCAAGCTGGCCGCGATCGTGCACACCGGCGGGTCGGTGAAGTCGCACGTCACGGCCGAGTGCTGGGAACGCGGCCTGGTCGTCTCGACGGCCGCGGCGGCCAACGCGCTGCCGGTCGCCGAGTACACGCTCGCGTCGATCATCCTGGCCGCGAAGGGGGCCCGGGCGGTCGAACGCGAGTACCGGGCCCGGCGCGCCCGCGTCGACCTGCTGGTCGAGCACCCGCAGATCGGCTCGTACCGGCGCACGGTCGGCGTGGTGGGCGCGTCGCGCATCGGTCGCCGGGTCATCGAGCTGCTGCGCCCGTTCGACTTCGACGTCAGCCTCTACGACCCGTACGTCGACGCGGCCGACGCGCGGCAGCTGGGCGTACGCCTGGTCGGCCTGCCTGACCTGCTGCGCGGTAACGACATCGTCACCCTGCACGCGCCCTCGCTGCCGAGCACCCGACACATGATCGACCGGGCCGGGCTCGCCAGCCTGCGCGACGGCGCCACCCTGATCAACACGGCCCGCGGCGCGCTGGTGGACCAGGCGGCGCTGGAGGCCGAACTGTCGACCGGCCGCATCGACGCGGTCATCGACGTCACGGACCCCGAGGTGCCGCCGCCGGACTCGATCCTCTACCGCCTGCCCAACGTGGTCCTGACTCCCCACCTGGCCGGCGCTCTGGGCAACGAGCTCCACCGCCTCGCCACGTGCACGGTGGACGAAATCGCCAGGTTCGTGTCCGGCAAGCCCTTCGCCCACCCGGTAACCGCCAGCGAGCTGTCCTACATCGCGTAACCCTCCGCCTCGCCTCTCCCCCGCCTCGCCTCGCGCGCTGCGGTCGCGCCGCGGTCGCGGCGCGCCGATCAAGGCTTTCCTCGTCGATCAAGGGCATATGGCCGTGGTTCGATCTCTATTCCACGACCGTTTGCCCTTGATCGACGCAGAAGTCCTTGATCGGCGCGGCGCGACCGCGCCGCGGGCGCGCGTCGCGCGTGGGCGCGGCCGACGGGTACCCGTGGGCGCCGGGTCGGGTGGCGGGGCAGAGTGTCCGTGTGGATCGAGACGTGGCGGGCCGCCGGGCCCAACCGTGGGACCAGGACACCACCGGCGTACTCAGGCTGCCATCCGGCCGGCGGGTACGCGGGCGCGGGCTGCGCCGGCCGCTCCCGCCGGGACCGGCGCCCACCTTCGGCGTCTACCTGCTCGGCAAGCCACCCCCGGCCGTGGACTGGACCAGCCGGTGGCTGCGGTGGCCCGACTTCTGGCTGCCCAGCGACCGGGTGTGGGCCCGCGAGATCCTGCGTGAGGCGTGGGAGCGGGCCACGGACGAGCGTGTGGAGATCGCGTGCGGCGGTGGCCGGGGCCGGACCGGTACGGCCCTAGCGTGTCTCGCGGTCATCGACGGCGTCCCGCCCGACGAGGCAGTCGCGTACGTCCGGCAGCTCTACGACCGCCACGCCGTCGAGACCCCCTGGCAGCGCCGCTACGTCACCCGTTACGCGTGAATAGGGGGCCCCACTCACGCGCGCACCGCCAACAGGGGCGCCCTCAAGGCCGGGTAGTTAAGGAAAGCCGCCACGATTGACGCGAAACAAGTAGATCTACGGACCGGCCGCTCGGACGTATCCGGCATACCCGACCGCGAGACCCCAGGCCATCCACGACTGTGGCGAGTAGTTGCCCCGTGGACGGCAACTACTCGCCACAGTCGTCAAGACCCGCACCGGGTTCCCCTAACGTCCCGGTCTTGGGGCGCCCTACTCACGATCGCCACGCCACTCTTGCTATCGATGGCGGGGATCGCTTACGCTTTCATGTGTAAGAAAGTTCTTACACGTGTCGGGGTGGTGTGATGGGTGGGGACGAGCTGGTCGAGGTGCTGGCGGCACTGGCCAACCCGATCCGCCTGCGCATCATGGCGCGCCTGGCCGGCGGCCGTGACTACGTGAGCCACCTGGCCCGCGAGATCGGCATCAGCCGCCCCTCCTGCACATGCACCTGCAAAAACTGGAGGCCGCCGGCCTGATCGTGGGCAGCCTGGAGCTGTCCGAGGACGGCAAGGCCATGAAGTACTTCGAGGTAACCGACTTTGACGTGCACCTGACGGCGGCCGCGCTGGCCGAGGCCGCGAAGACCCTCTCCAAGGAGCGCTCATGACCTGGCCCCAAGCGGTTTTCTACTGCGGCGTTTTGGTCGCCGCCATGTTCCTGATCGGCCTCGTGGTCGCGACGTTCCTCGAGTTTCGCAAGATCAAGCTCGACACCAAGCGCGAAGAGGACATGCGCCAGCTCATCCGGCGGTACGAGCAGCTGGCCGAGGGCACCCTCGACGCCCAGCAGCGCGCCGCCGCCGACGTCGCCGAACTGCGTTCCCGCACGACCGCCATCGAGCAACTACTAAGGACTGTCGAATGAAGGCGATCACCCAAGACCGGTACGGCGAGCCAGGTGAGGTCCTGAAGCTGCGCGACATCGACCGGCCCACGGTCGGCGACGACGGCGTGCTCGTCAAGGTACGCGCGGCCGGAGTCGACCACGGCGTCTGGCACATGACGACGGGCCAGCCGTACCTGATGCGCATCATGGGCTTCGGGTTCCGTGGCCCCAAGGCGCCCGCCGCGGGCCGCGACCTGGCCGGCGTGGTGGAATCGGTCGGCCGCGACGTGACCCGTGTGAAGCCCGGTGACGAGGTGTACGGCGTGAGCGCCAACGGCTCCTTCGCCGAATACACGTGCACCACAGTGGACCGGCTCGCCGCCAAGCCGGCGAACCTCACGTTCGAGCAGGCCGCCGCCGTGCCCGTGTCGGGGGCCACGGCCCTGCACGCGGTGCGCGACGCCGCCGCGGTCAAGGCCGGGCAGCGGGTCCTGGTGATCGGCGCCGGCGGCGGCGTGGGTACGTACGCGGTGCAGCTCGCCAAGGCGTACGGCGGGGAAGTCACCGGCCTGTGTGGACCGACCAAAGTGGACCTCGTCCGCTCCATCGGGGCGTCCGAGGTCATCGATTACACCCGAGCCGAGGTGAAGGGGCAGTACGACGTGATCCTCGACATCGCCGGCAACCGGCCGCTGTCGCAGCTTCGCAAGGCTCTGACCCCGCGCGGCACGCTGGTCATCGTGGGCGGCGAGGCGGGCGGAAACGTGTTCGGCGGCATGGGTCGCAACCTGGGCGGGCCGCTGCTGTCCCCCTTCGTGGGCCAGCGGCTGCGCAACGTGATCTCGACGGAGCGCGCCATCGATCTCGACGACCTCCGCGCGCTCATCGAGGCCGGCAAGGTCACCCCCGCCGTCGACCGCACGTACCCGCTGGCCGACGTCCCCGAGGCGGTCCGCGCCCTGCGCGCGGGTCAGGCCCGCGGCAAGTTCGTGGTCATCATCTGATCGATGTGCTCCGGCGCGAAGAAGTCGGCCGGCGAGAGGACTCCCGCGTTCATGCGTGCGAACTCGTCCATCGCCGGCTGGTTGCCGTTGATGGCGCTCAGCAGCTGGACGAGGTCGGGCGGCGGCGGTTCGAGCGTGGCCAGTTCGCAGGTGAACTCGTACATCGGCAGCACCTGCCCGTCGCGGGCGGCCTGGTAGCCGCTCATCGCGACGTCGTACGGGCGACGGCCGGAGAAGCTGTCGTCGAGCGCGGTGACGCACAGCTCCGCGTCCCGGAAGGCGTCCTGGATACCCATCGCGGTGATGAAGTCCTTGTTGTACCCGGCGTCCCCGACCAGCGCCCACCCCGGGCCGTACGGCTTGCGGAAGAAGTTCGGCACGGCCATGCCGGCGAAGCGCTCCGCCCGGGTGGCCGCGTCGACCCGCGCGGCGAACTCCGGCGCGGTCGCGATCGCCTTGAGGTAGTTGCCCTCGATATCCGTCTTGTTCGCCTCGAACTCGGCGTACGGCCAGCCGGCCACGACCAGGGTGAGGTCGTCGTTGGTCGGCCACGCCGCGAGGCCGCGGTCGGGCCGGACGTACGTCTCGAACCGGCCGTCCATCGGCAGCCCGCTCCAGTACGTGTAGTAGCCGCAGAGCAGTTTCGGCTTCTCGTGGTACTGGTCGAGCCGCACGGATCCGGCGACCACCGAGCGCAGCCCGTCCGCGCCGACGACCACCCGGGCGTGCTCGGTGACCGGCTCGCCGCCGCCGAGCGCGTGCCCGCGGATGCCGGTGACCCGGTCGCCGTCCGTCAGCAGCTCGTCGACCACGAACCCCTCGCGCACCTCGGCTCCGGCCTCGGCGGCGGCGTCCACCAGCAGCTTGTCCAGCACCGTGCGGCGCGGGGCGTACGCCACCGGCGACTCCTCGGTCCCCGGCGCACCCACCAGGGCGAACGGCCCGAAGTCGAGCACGTACGTGTCGATCGGCGGGCAGCCGGTGGCCACCAGCCGGTCCAGCAGCCCCCACCGGCGCAGGGCGGCCACGCCCGGCGGGTGGATCAGGTGGGTGGAGACGGTGTCGCTCGGAAACGTCGACCTGTCGACGACGAGCACCCGGTAGCCCTGGCGGGCCAGCAGCATGGCGGTCGGCGAGCCGGCACAGCGGGCGCCCACCACGATTACGTCGTAAGCCATGTGCCCACGCTAGGAGCCGGGTGGGGTGCGCCGCTTCGGGAGAAACATGCAGGTCAAGACCTACACAATTCTATGTAAGACCGTGCTCGTAGGCGTACCCGGTGGCGGCCGACCGCGACGGCAGCCCCAGCTTGCCGAGGATGTTGCTGACGTGGCGCGCCACGGTCTTCTCGCTGAGGAAGAGGTCGGCGGCGATCACCCGGTTGCTCTTGCCGGCGGCCACCAGGCGCAGCACCTCGACCTCGCGGGGGGTCAGCGGGCCGCCCGGCGGCGTGGCACGCACCGCCAGGCGCTCCACCCCACTCAGGTCCGGCGCGGCACCGAGCTTGCGAAACGCCCAGGCCGCCGCGTCCAGCTCCAGGGTCGCCCCGTCGTGGTCGCCGAGCGCCCGGCAGGCCAGCCCGATGAGCACCCGGGCCCGCGCGGCGTCGTACGGGGCGTCCAGCTCCCGCCACAGGGTCCAGGCCCGGCGCAGGGTCGCCACCGCCGCCTTCGCGTCGCCGGCCGCGAGGCAGACCGCTCCGGCCGCGTGGGCGGAAACCGCCCGGACGTACGGCGTGTCCAGGTCGTCCGCCAGCTCGGCCAGCTCGGTGGCCGCCGCCCGGGCCGCGGGTACGTCGTCCGCCGCCAGCATGACCTCGACGTGCGCGCTCAGCAGGTACGAGCGGGTGATCCGGTCGCCCGCCTGGTCCATGACGGTCCGCATCGCGGCGGCGGCCACCGCG
Coding sequences within:
- a CDS encoding ABC transporter permease subunit, giving the protein MSTLQTRERGRTATPPLAPPAKRDRGSRIRTALWTGLLALPAVAFFVVFAYLPMAGLVVAFKEFNIADGVFGSPWNGLDNFRYFFSSGEASRILLNTLLLNTLFLAATLAAGITLALMLNEIRGRFFKRVAQSTIFFPYFVSPIVISIILQVLLAGVGGSGGAVNDALGGLGLPTVSWYTEPGPWPWILTIVKVWQMGGYMSVIFLAAITAIPDEVYEAGMIDGASRAQMAWRITVPLLRPTAAVLLVLGVGRIFYGDFGTIYAIVGDNGTLFPTTDVIDTYVFRALRELGDFGTTAAVGLFQSVVGFVLVVTAVLIQRRYAKESSIL
- a CDS encoding carbohydrate ABC transporter permease, whose translation is MKTRRRLEPFTVVSIIGVSFFMVLCVIPFWMIISGSFTDESKLASTGYSFLPQPFSTAAYKMIFTGPAVLDAYFASVFITLVGTALSLAFTSGIAWVIARRLPLISRPLAVLAYIPMLFSGGLVPLYLLVTQYLHLQNSYFAVILPLLVAPFLVFIQVSAFRQLPEAILESARIDGAGEMRIFFRIALPLSKPILAVIGLFYAVHYWNEWFTALLFISDVHRYPLPLVLQNLISNVTFAQTLPNTGESAPVYQLRLALTAVTIGPILLAYPFAQRYFVKGITLGATKG
- a CDS encoding ABC transporter substrate-binding protein, whose product is MSISRRRLLAAGGGLSIAALLGAAGCGDDSSDGSGGRTLKLLLPGDAPKESWDTVLAEVNKRLKADLGFTIDPQFIAWANYGNQALLKFTAGESFDTALQARWLNMTQLVASKSLVPVDALLASGKYKNLSDNLDPKLIELNKWSGKLYGIPQVNSAARLHHFCMRQDLAEKLGFSAITDFQTLERFLYAVKQKEKGVTPLAVSSNMPDLLIANTPIGWLNEYSWENPNQSGQAFTGNSIPFFMAADAKATGSARPVPFWEAPGILDALRAVRRYYQDGLINHDALNVDSNTLRSQFEAGRYATRWAMTDGLSSQSAAPLAKAVPGATLANIMPLRGGLTAKPNQTFQADNFVVLNVKGQSNEQAMQLEDWVSIKANHDLIQYGIEGTDWKPAGDDKYEAITSYSTFPGYALSWRAKLERKLSTISQTEDEIFTWAQNYDNFTVDPFASFVPDPEPVKRENAQVTAAMTQYGNPLFIGAVDVDKGLDSLKKAVEKAGLAKLQTEMEKQANEYLKG
- a CDS encoding hydroxyacid dehydrogenase, producing the protein MLDAAPKLAAIVHTGGSVKSHVTAECWERGLVVSTAAAANALPVAEYTLASIILAAKGARAVEREYRARRARVDLLVEHPQIGSYRRTVGVVGASRIGRRVIELLRPFDFDVSLYDPYVDAADARQLGVRLVGLPDLLRGNDIVTLHAPSLPSTRHMIDRAGLASLRDGATLINTARGALVDQAALEAELSTGRIDAVIDVTDPEVPPPDSILYRLPNVVLTPHLAGALGNELHRLATCTVDEIARFVSGKPFAHPVTASELSYIA
- a CDS encoding protein-tyrosine phosphatase family protein, which produces MDRDVAGRRAQPWDQDTTGVLRLPSGRRVRGRGLRRPLPPGPAPTFGVYLLGKPPPAVDWTSRWLRWPDFWLPSDRVWAREILREAWERATDERVEIACGGGRGRTGTALACLAVIDGVPPDEAVAYVRQLYDRHAVETPWQRRYVTRYA
- a CDS encoding NAD(P)-dependent alcohol dehydrogenase, translated to MKAITQDRYGEPGEVLKLRDIDRPTVGDDGVLVKVRAAGVDHGVWHMTTGQPYLMRIMGFGFRGPKAPAAGRDLAGVVESVGRDVTRVKPGDEVYGVSANGSFAEYTCTTVDRLAAKPANLTFEQAAAVPVSGATALHAVRDAAAVKAGQRVLVIGAGGGVGTYAVQLAKAYGGEVTGLCGPTKVDLVRSIGASEVIDYTRAEVKGQYDVILDIAGNRPLSQLRKALTPRGTLVIVGGEAGGNVFGGMGRNLGGPLLSPFVGQRLRNVISTERAIDLDDLRALIEAGKVTPAVDRTYPLADVPEAVRALRAGQARGKFVVII
- a CDS encoding NAD(P)/FAD-dependent oxidoreductase — its product is MAYDVIVVGARCAGSPTAMLLARQGYRVLVVDRSTFPSDTVSTHLIHPPGVAALRRWGLLDRLVATGCPPIDTYVLDFGPFALVGAPGTEESPVAYAPRRTVLDKLLVDAAAEAGAEVREGFVVDELLTDGDRVTGIRGHALGGGEPVTEHARVVVGADGLRSVVAGSVRLDQYHEKPKLLCGYYTYWSGLPMDGRFETYVRPDRGLAAWPTNDDLTLVVAGWPYAEFEANKTDIEGNYLKAIATAPEFAARVDAATRAERFAGMAVPNFFRKPYGPGWALVGDAGYNKDFITAMGIQDAFRDAELCVTALDDSFSGRRPYDVAMSGYQAARDGQVLPMYEFTCELATLEPPPPDLVQLLSAINGNQPAMDEFARMNAGVLSPADFFAPEHIDQMMTTNLPRA